One window from the genome of Nitrosospira multiformis encodes:
- the glgX gene encoding glycogen debranching protein GlgX has product MTPPYPTRSGTRFPPGATVTADGVNFCIFSQHATGGELVLYAAADTPEAFQTVVLDAEHNRSFFFWHVFVVGLPVGTYYTWRMDGPNDWASTGRRFYPHKELLDPWARAVSDSLWDRCRGIDPDTKDGGLRAIVVNSLAPPVPAKTGLCANPDLTGAVIYELHVGGFTRHPSAGVSRPGLFPGLKEKIPYLKELGITHVEFLPVMAYDTQSVPWPVAEAGLSNYWGYNTYSFWAPHPKYCFDETLANQEFRDLVDAFHAAGIGVLLDVVFNHTAEGGEDGPVISFRGLGNDAFYHLDASQRQRYLDFTGCGNTVNCNHPLVSSFIVHCLEYWVETFGVDGFRFDLASVFARGEQGVPLANPPLPWAIETSHILSHVPVIAEAWDAAGLYQVGAFPGMAWSEWNGHYRDIMRRFVRGDPGLVGAVATRLGGSADLYAAGGRCPTNSINFITCHDGFTLYDLVSYNGKHNEANGEDNRDGTNDNLSWNCGAEGDTGDAAVLTLRRRQAKNLMALLMLSRGVPMLLAGDEVLRSQRGNNNAYCQDNELSWFDWGFVERNNDMLRYTRELIALRRRHPSLTANKFFTGAMVAGRQLPDIAWHGMQLNEPLWHDPHCRVLACTIAGREEGEADLHVIMNMSEQALDAPLPFIKGRQWYIALDTALASPQDISLPDGQIEHTDAHYLSQPRSIAVLEAR; this is encoded by the coding sequence ATGACACCTCCCTATCCAACCAGGTCCGGCACGCGATTTCCGCCGGGAGCTACCGTCACCGCCGATGGTGTCAACTTCTGTATTTTCAGCCAACATGCAACCGGGGGTGAACTGGTGCTGTATGCGGCAGCGGATACTCCCGAGGCATTTCAGACGGTCGTGCTGGATGCGGAGCACAACCGCAGCTTTTTTTTCTGGCATGTATTCGTGGTCGGACTGCCGGTCGGTACGTATTACACCTGGCGAATGGATGGCCCCAACGATTGGGCCTCGACCGGCCGGCGTTTTTACCCGCACAAGGAACTGCTCGATCCCTGGGCGAGGGCAGTATCCGATAGTCTTTGGGATCGGTGCCGTGGCATCGACCCCGATACGAAGGATGGCGGATTGCGTGCCATCGTAGTCAATTCGCTTGCACCCCCGGTTCCGGCCAAAACCGGCTTATGTGCGAATCCTGATCTGACCGGCGCGGTTATCTATGAACTTCATGTGGGGGGATTTACCCGGCACCCCTCTGCCGGGGTGTCACGGCCAGGTCTTTTTCCTGGCCTAAAAGAAAAAATCCCCTATCTGAAGGAACTGGGCATTACTCATGTCGAATTCCTGCCGGTCATGGCATATGACACGCAAAGTGTTCCGTGGCCTGTTGCCGAAGCGGGTTTGAGTAACTACTGGGGCTATAACACTTACAGTTTCTGGGCCCCACACCCCAAGTACTGCTTCGACGAGACCCTGGCCAACCAGGAGTTTCGCGACCTGGTGGATGCTTTTCACGCGGCAGGCATCGGTGTTTTACTGGATGTTGTTTTCAATCACACGGCGGAGGGTGGCGAGGATGGACCAGTCATCAGTTTCCGCGGACTTGGCAACGACGCCTTCTACCACCTCGATGCAAGCCAGCGCCAGCGTTACCTCGACTTCACCGGTTGCGGCAATACAGTGAACTGCAACCATCCCCTGGTCAGTAGTTTCATTGTGCATTGCCTCGAATACTGGGTGGAAACTTTCGGCGTGGATGGTTTTCGTTTCGATCTTGCCAGCGTGTTCGCCCGTGGCGAGCAAGGTGTGCCGTTGGCGAACCCACCATTGCCATGGGCCATCGAAACTTCGCACATCCTGAGCCATGTGCCGGTCATTGCCGAAGCTTGGGATGCGGCTGGACTCTACCAGGTCGGTGCATTTCCCGGCATGGCCTGGTCTGAATGGAACGGCCACTATCGCGACATCATGCGGCGTTTCGTGCGCGGTGACCCCGGATTGGTTGGGGCGGTGGCGACCAGGCTCGGTGGCAGTGCCGATCTCTACGCCGCCGGTGGCCGCTGCCCGACGAACAGCATCAATTTCATTACCTGCCACGATGGCTTCACGCTGTACGACCTGGTGAGCTATAACGGTAAACACAACGAAGCCAATGGCGAAGATAATCGTGACGGAACCAATGACAATTTGAGCTGGAATTGCGGTGCCGAAGGCGACACCGGCGACGCCGCGGTATTGACGTTGCGTCGCCGCCAGGCAAAGAATCTCATGGCCCTTCTGATGCTGTCGCGCGGGGTACCCATGCTGCTTGCCGGCGATGAGGTATTGCGCAGCCAGCGCGGCAATAACAATGCCTATTGTCAGGATAACGAACTTTCATGGTTCGACTGGGGGTTTGTCGAGCGGAACAACGATATGTTGCGCTACACACGGGAGCTGATCGCTTTGCGGCGGCGGCATCCCAGTCTGACCGCCAACAAATTTTTTACGGGCGCTATGGTGGCCGGGCGCCAGCTGCCCGATATCGCCTGGCATGGAATGCAACTGAACGAACCGCTTTGGCATGATCCTCATTGCCGCGTACTTGCCTGCACGATTGCCGGCCGGGAGGAGGGCGAGGCGGATTTGCACGTGATCATGAACATGTCGGAACAGGCGCTGGATGCGCCATTACCTTTCATCAAGGGGCGGCAATGGTATATTGCCCTGGATACGGCATTGGCTTCACCGCAAGATATCAGCCTGCCTGATGGACAAATCGAGCACACAGATGCACATTACCTCTCGCAGCCCCGTAGTATTGCCGTCTTGGAGGCGCGCTGA
- a CDS encoding glycogen/starch/alpha-glucan phosphorylase — translation MKSEMSQETSGIGADKVALSVTASDVRLGMQASALTQAVLDHLHYSVGRLPSVASPHDYYRALALAIRDRMEYRWINTTQTYFDLNRKVACYLSAEFLMGPHLGNNLVNLHIEQEARNALATLGHDLDDILACEKEPGLGNGGLGRLAACYLDSLATLQCPAVGYGIRYEFGIFEQEIRDGWQTEITDKWLRRGNPWEIAKPDTFYYVNWGGHTEHYQDEVGCQRVRWIPDRMVKGVAYDTPIQGYGVNTCNTLRLWSAEAVESFDFQAFNVGDYYQAVNEKLVSETVTKVLYPNDEPASGKRLRLAQQYFFVTCSLQDMLHLLELAHAPVETFAERFAVQLNDTHPSIGVAELMRLLVDERRFDWDAAWAITVASFGYTNHTLLPEALETWPLPMFAELLPRHLEIIYEINRRFLDEVRTRFPDDEARVARMSLIGEEGDKRVRMAHLATVGSHAINGVAALHTELLQASILKDFHELWPERFSNKTNGVTPRRFLALSNPGLRELLDHTLGQQWLTEPGLLRKLDAHADKDAFQHDWYAIKLGNKQRLSSYIHAQTGIEIDPGWLFDIQVKRIHEYKRQHLNILHIVTMYRRLKENPALVLPPRAFIFGGKAAPGYFMAKRIIKLINAVAETINADPDVNTRMKVAFIPNFNVQNAHLIYPAADLSEQISTAGKEASGTGNMKFMLNGALTIGTLDGANVEIREEVGADNFFLFGLSAAEVESVKRTGYRPHDYVAGNDELRAVLELIGAGHFSQGDAEVFRPLVDNLTHDDPFLVLADYAAYIACQEQVNSAWQDVPNWTRMSILNTARSGKFSSDRAITEYCEDIWNIRPVTVKA, via the coding sequence ATGAAAAGCGAAATGTCTCAGGAAACTTCTGGAATTGGCGCAGATAAAGTTGCGCTGTCAGTCACGGCTTCTGATGTCCGCCTCGGGATGCAGGCATCGGCGCTCACGCAGGCGGTGCTTGATCATTTGCATTATTCCGTCGGTCGCTTGCCATCCGTGGCGAGTCCACACGATTACTATCGTGCGCTCGCGCTCGCGATTCGTGATCGGATGGAGTATCGCTGGATTAATACCACCCAGACTTATTTTGACTTGAATCGCAAGGTTGCATGTTATCTATCGGCCGAGTTTCTTATGGGGCCCCATTTAGGGAATAACCTGGTGAATCTGCATATTGAACAGGAAGCGAGAAATGCCTTGGCGACTCTCGGCCACGATCTTGACGATATTCTTGCTTGCGAGAAGGAGCCGGGCTTGGGCAATGGCGGTCTCGGTCGTCTCGCTGCCTGCTATCTTGATTCACTGGCGACCCTGCAGTGTCCCGCGGTCGGCTATGGCATTCGCTATGAGTTCGGTATCTTCGAGCAGGAGATTCGCGACGGATGGCAAACCGAAATCACCGACAAGTGGTTGCGTCGAGGCAATCCGTGGGAGATTGCCAAGCCTGATACTTTCTATTATGTCAATTGGGGCGGCCATACCGAACATTACCAGGACGAGGTGGGCTGTCAGCGTGTGCGCTGGATACCGGACCGGATGGTGAAGGGCGTCGCATATGATACGCCCATCCAGGGTTATGGCGTCAACACCTGCAACACGCTGAGGTTGTGGAGTGCCGAGGCCGTCGAGTCGTTTGACTTTCAGGCATTCAATGTCGGTGATTACTACCAGGCGGTAAACGAAAAACTGGTCTCGGAAACGGTGACCAAGGTGCTCTATCCTAACGACGAACCGGCGAGCGGCAAGAGGCTGCGCCTGGCGCAGCAGTATTTTTTCGTGACTTGCTCGTTGCAGGATATGCTGCATCTGCTCGAATTGGCCCATGCACCGGTCGAAACCTTCGCGGAGCGCTTTGCCGTGCAGCTCAATGACACGCACCCTTCCATCGGCGTGGCCGAACTGATGCGGCTGCTGGTGGATGAGCGGCGATTTGACTGGGATGCGGCCTGGGCCATCACCGTGGCAAGCTTTGGTTATACGAACCATACCTTGTTGCCGGAGGCACTTGAAACATGGCCGCTTCCCATGTTCGCCGAGCTGTTGCCCCGACATTTGGAAATCATCTACGAGATCAACCGGCGCTTCCTTGACGAGGTGCGTACACGCTTCCCGGACGACGAGGCTCGCGTAGCGCGGATGTCCCTGATCGGCGAGGAAGGCGATAAACGGGTGCGCATGGCTCATCTTGCTACCGTTGGCAGTCATGCCATCAATGGTGTCGCGGCACTTCATACCGAGCTACTCCAGGCCAGCATACTCAAGGATTTCCATGAGCTCTGGCCGGAGCGTTTCAGTAACAAGACCAACGGCGTCACTCCGCGCCGCTTCCTGGCCCTGTCAAATCCCGGCTTGCGCGAATTGCTTGATCATACGCTGGGCCAGCAATGGCTGACGGAACCGGGTCTGCTGCGCAAGCTCGACGCTCATGCGGATAAAGACGCCTTTCAGCACGACTGGTACGCCATAAAACTCGGCAACAAGCAGCGCCTCTCCTCATACATCCATGCGCAAACCGGCATCGAGATCGATCCGGGCTGGCTGTTTGACATCCAGGTGAAGCGTATCCATGAATACAAGCGCCAGCATCTGAACATCTTGCATATTGTTACCATGTATCGCAGGCTTAAGGAGAATCCGGCGCTGGTATTGCCACCGCGTGCCTTCATTTTCGGCGGTAAGGCTGCGCCCGGTTATTTCATGGCCAAGCGCATCATCAAGCTCATCAATGCCGTTGCAGAAACGATAAATGCCGATCCAGATGTGAATACGCGCATGAAGGTCGCTTTCATTCCGAATTTCAACGTCCAGAATGCACATCTCATCTATCCAGCCGCCGATCTGTCAGAACAAATCTCCACGGCCGGCAAAGAAGCGTCAGGTACGGGCAACATGAAGTTCATGCTCAACGGCGCGCTCACCATTGGTACGCTCGACGGAGCCAATGTCGAGATACGCGAAGAGGTCGGGGCAGATAATTTCTTCCTGTTCGGTCTCTCGGCTGCCGAAGTCGAGAGTGTCAAGCGTACCGGTTACCGTCCTCATGATTATGTTGCAGGAAATGATGAATTGCGTGCCGTGCTGGAGCTCATTGGCGCAGGACACTTCTCGCAGGGCGATGCCGAAGTATTTCGTCCACTGGTCGACAACCTGACGCATGATGATCCTTTCCTGGTATTGGCCGATTACGCTGCCTATATCGCCTGTCAGGAGCAGGTCAATTCGGCCTGGCAGGACGTCCCGAACTGGACACGGATGTCTATTCTCAATACCGCGCGCAGCGGTAAATTCTCATCCGACCGCGCCATTACGGAATACTGTGAGGACATCTGGAATATAAGACCAGTGACTGTGAAGGCTTAA